The following are encoded together in the Bradyrhizobium sp. CCGUVB1N3 genome:
- a CDS encoding GntR family transcriptional regulator — protein sequence MSLTVETAPGQKLYRAVVDALRREIETGRFAETQLLPAERVLCELLDVSRTTLRKAIADLIAEGVLFHRHGAGTFIHRATPRVEQPSSRLTSFTEDMRLRGLEASSRELERGVFLPTPEEAMMLGVRPNERVFRLGRLRLADGSPMAIERAAVPIRYLPEQDSVGGSLYEALSARGFKPARGLQRLRATLVDHADAELLGVAPDSPALYIQRIAYLADGSCVEFTKSWYRADAYDFVSELTLSPPTRKAHR from the coding sequence ATGTCCTTGACGGTAGAAACCGCGCCCGGCCAGAAGCTCTATCGCGCCGTGGTCGACGCGCTTCGGCGCGAGATCGAGACCGGACGCTTCGCGGAGACGCAATTGCTTCCGGCCGAGCGCGTGTTGTGCGAGCTGCTCGACGTATCGCGCACCACGCTGCGCAAGGCGATTGCCGATCTGATCGCTGAAGGAGTGCTGTTTCACCGACATGGTGCCGGTACCTTCATCCATCGCGCAACCCCGCGCGTCGAACAGCCTTCGTCGCGCCTGACGAGTTTCACGGAAGACATGCGGCTGCGCGGATTGGAGGCGAGCTCGCGCGAGCTTGAGCGCGGTGTGTTCCTGCCGACGCCGGAAGAGGCCATGATGCTTGGCGTACGGCCGAACGAACGCGTGTTCCGGCTCGGCCGCCTGCGCCTGGCCGACGGCTCGCCCATGGCGATCGAGCGTGCCGCCGTACCGATACGCTATCTGCCGGAACAGGATTCGGTCGGCGGCTCGCTTTACGAGGCGCTCTCCGCGCGAGGCTTCAAGCCCGCCCGCGGCCTGCAGCGCTTGCGTGCGACCCTCGTCGATCATGCGGATGCGGAACTGCTCGGCGTCGCACCGGACAGCCCGGCGCTTTATATCCAGCGTATCGCCTATCTCGCCGACGGATCCTGCGTCGAGTTCACGAAATCCTGGTACCGCGCCGACGCCTATGATTTCGTCTCCGAACTCACGCTGTCGCCACCGACCCGAAAGGCGCACCGATGA
- a CDS encoding BadF/BadG/BcrA/BcrD ATPase family protein translates to MATAQFFLGVDGGATRCRARLRDSSGRELGRGLGPASNIYLDFDEAMRVVRETIESAIADGAPRQEIAVGLSLAGLSDDKEAERVAAALPGFARIVAVNDAVAACVGANGLGDGGLIIAGTGSAGIARVGARTTIIGGRGFWLGDDGSAARLGESALRATLRAIDGLEPMSGLARALGRHFDDDPLRMSRWAADARPRDYGAFAPQILDVARSGDMRAREIVGEAASAIAALANALNALGAERIALAGGFGEPLRPFLPPDVAKRLAPPRRDAVDGAILLAGGTLAEDAACP, encoded by the coding sequence TTGGCGACGGCCCAGTTTTTCCTCGGTGTGGACGGCGGCGCGACCCGTTGCCGCGCGAGACTGCGGGATTCGTCGGGCCGCGAGCTCGGGCGCGGCCTCGGGCCGGCTTCGAACATCTATCTCGATTTCGACGAGGCCATGCGGGTCGTCCGTGAAACGATCGAGTCCGCGATCGCCGACGGCGCGCCAAGGCAGGAGATCGCAGTCGGCCTTAGCCTTGCCGGGCTTTCGGACGACAAGGAAGCAGAGCGCGTCGCCGCCGCCCTGCCCGGCTTTGCGCGTATTGTCGCTGTCAATGATGCTGTCGCCGCCTGCGTCGGCGCCAATGGCCTCGGCGACGGCGGCCTGATCATCGCGGGCACGGGCTCGGCAGGCATCGCTCGCGTGGGAGCTCGGACGACTATCATCGGCGGACGCGGTTTCTGGCTCGGCGACGACGGATCTGCCGCACGCCTCGGCGAGTCGGCGTTGCGCGCGACGCTGCGTGCGATCGATGGCCTCGAGCCGATGAGCGGCCTAGCGCGAGCGCTCGGGCGCCATTTCGATGACGATCCATTGCGGATGAGCCGCTGGGCAGCGGACGCGAGACCCAGAGACTACGGCGCCTTCGCACCCCAGATCCTGGACGTCGCCAGGTCCGGAGATATGCGCGCGCGCGAAATTGTCGGTGAAGCAGCCAGCGCGATAGCGGCGCTGGCGAACGCGCTGAATGCGCTTGGCGCCGAGCGCATAGCGCTCGCCGGCGGCTTCGGTGAGCCCTTGCGCCCCTTCTTGCCGCCTGATGTGGCCAAGCGCCTCGCCCCGCCGCGGCGCGACGCAGTCGACGGCGCAATCCTGCTCGCCGGCGGAACGCTCGCGGAGGACGCCGCATGTCCTTGA
- a CDS encoding Gfo/Idh/MocA family protein, producing MSSSSTSTAQPIRVLVVGLGTMGTSHARAYAAIDGFELVGFCTSRAADRRDLEAEFPNLPRFERYDEALATLRPGAVAICTYTEHHAAMALQAFAAGAHVFCEKPLADTLEAARHVVDAARESRKALLIGYILRVHPSWSRFVEIGRTLGKPLVMRMNLNQQSAGSFWEVHKKLMLSTSPIVDCGVHYVDIMCQVTRSRPIAVHAVGARLTDEIAPEMYNYGHLHIVFEDGSVGWYEVGWGPMMSETAHFVKDIIGPNGSVSIVAKESVDMTASSADHDTHTRTNALLIHHATRTPEGSFAQPDELLSTEDEPGHQELCEREQRLFLRAIRGEIDLSEHHEAAINSLSIVFAADASVRSGEVVRP from the coding sequence ATGTCTTCTTCATCTACGTCGACAGCGCAGCCCATCCGTGTTCTCGTGGTTGGCCTCGGCACCATGGGAACCAGCCACGCTCGCGCCTACGCAGCGATCGATGGGTTTGAACTCGTGGGCTTCTGCACCTCTCGCGCGGCCGATCGCCGAGACCTCGAGGCCGAGTTTCCCAACCTGCCGCGTTTCGAACGTTACGACGAAGCACTCGCGACGCTGCGTCCCGGCGCAGTCGCTATTTGCACCTATACCGAGCATCACGCCGCCATGGCTCTTCAGGCTTTCGCTGCAGGTGCGCATGTGTTCTGCGAAAAGCCGCTGGCCGACACGCTGGAGGCTGCGAGGCACGTCGTCGACGCCGCGCGAGAGAGCAGAAAGGCGCTGCTGATCGGTTATATCCTGCGCGTCCATCCGTCATGGTCGCGCTTCGTCGAGATCGGCCGCACGCTCGGCAAGCCGCTCGTGATGCGCATGAATCTCAACCAGCAATCGGCCGGCTCCTTCTGGGAGGTTCACAAGAAGCTCATGCTGTCGACTTCGCCGATCGTCGATTGCGGCGTCCACTATGTCGACATCATGTGCCAGGTGACGCGCTCGCGCCCGATCGCCGTGCACGCGGTCGGAGCGAGGCTCACGGACGAGATCGCGCCTGAGATGTACAACTACGGCCATCTTCACATCGTGTTCGAAGACGGATCAGTTGGCTGGTACGAGGTTGGTTGGGGACCGATGATGAGCGAGACCGCTCATTTCGTAAAGGACATCATCGGGCCGAACGGCAGCGTGTCGATCGTTGCGAAGGAAAGCGTCGATATGACTGCGAGCTCGGCGGACCACGACACGCATACGCGCACCAACGCGCTCCTTATCCATCACGCAACCCGCACCCCGGAGGGAAGCTTTGCGCAGCCCGACGAACTCCTTTCGACCGAAGACGAACCGGGCCATCAGGAGCTGTGCGAGCGCGAGCAGCGGCTATTTCTCAGGGCCATCCGTGGCGAGATCGATTTGTCCGAGCATCACGAGGCCGCGATCAACTCGCTGAGCATCGTCTTTGCCGCCGATGCCAGCGTACGAAGCGGCGAAGTTGTGCGTCCGTAA
- the nagA gene encoding N-acetylglucosamine-6-phosphate deacetylase produces the protein MTLLSGARIFDGERFLDDHAVVVEGGRIAAIVPHSERPHGELRDLGGGLLAPGYIDVQVNGGGGVLFNEDPTPEGIARIAAAHRKHGTVGLLPTLVTDTPQVMAAAIAATREARHLTPATLGIHLEGPFLDPVRKGAHELGYIRNLEPGDVATIVEAQCGAVMLTLAPNRVRAESIAELARHGVLISLGHSDASYAEACAAVKAGAQAFTHLFNAMSAPAGREPGMVGAALDLDEAFVGIIADGHHVHEANLRIAFAAKRHDRFMLISDAMPPAAGGPDQFDLQGRRVTRIDGCLRLEDGTLAGSALTMDEAVRYAVKVAQLDLTDALAMASRVPATFLRRETELGRIAPGYLASLVHLDDDLRVLETWIEGHPAADRS, from the coding sequence ATGACCCTTCTGTCCGGCGCGCGGATTTTTGATGGCGAGCGTTTTCTCGACGACCACGCAGTCGTCGTCGAAGGCGGGCGCATCGCAGCAATCGTCCCACACTCCGAGAGACCTCACGGCGAGTTGCGCGATCTCGGCGGCGGCCTGCTCGCGCCCGGCTATATCGATGTGCAGGTCAATGGCGGCGGCGGCGTTTTGTTCAACGAAGACCCGACACCCGAAGGCATCGCCCGCATCGCCGCGGCGCATCGCAAACACGGCACCGTCGGGCTGCTGCCGACGCTGGTGACCGACACGCCGCAGGTGATGGCCGCCGCAATCGCCGCCACGCGCGAGGCGCGGCACCTGACGCCTGCGACACTCGGCATCCATCTGGAAGGACCCTTCCTGGATCCGGTTCGCAAGGGCGCGCATGAGCTCGGATACATCCGCAACCTCGAACCCGGCGACGTCGCGACGATCGTCGAGGCGCAATGCGGCGCCGTCATGCTGACGCTCGCGCCCAATCGGGTCCGCGCGGAGAGCATTGCCGAACTCGCGCGGCATGGCGTGCTCATCTCGCTCGGCCACTCCGATGCAAGCTACGCGGAGGCGTGCGCGGCCGTCAAAGCCGGTGCACAGGCGTTCACCCATCTATTCAATGCAATGAGTGCGCCCGCCGGGCGCGAGCCAGGCATGGTTGGCGCAGCGCTCGATCTCGACGAGGCTTTCGTTGGAATCATCGCGGACGGTCATCATGTGCACGAGGCGAACTTGCGTATCGCCTTCGCCGCCAAGCGGCACGACCGTTTCATGCTGATTAGCGACGCGATGCCACCGGCCGCCGGCGGGCCCGATCAGTTCGATCTACAGGGGCGCCGCGTGACCCGCATAGATGGCTGCCTGCGGCTCGAGGATGGAACGCTCGCGGGTTCGGCTCTTACCATGGACGAAGCCGTACGCTACGCCGTCAAGGTGGCGCAGCTCGATCTCACCGATGCCCTCGCAATGGCGTCGCGCGTTCCGGCGACGTTTCTGCGGCGCGAGACGGAGCTCGGCCGCATCGCACCCGGATATCTGGCGAGCCTCGTGCATCTCGACGACGATTTGCGTGTGCTCGAAACCTGGATCGAGGGTCACCCGGCCGCCGACCGCTCCTGA
- a CDS encoding glycoside hydrolase family 31 protein: MKALVEGRYRGCEGGAAMFDVGQGTTIAVRILERDLGRVTLRRAGGFRLDRGWSLAPGGIEPPYGGRARDDLSGFANPGVTVAVGEGTVTIAAEGLTAEVTLRPFGVAWRRTGEVEPFLRDRPTQAYFVSNKTPAIAHMTARHPDERHYGLGDKAGPLDRTGRRFSIDAVDPCGFDAELSDPLYKMLPFVVVDGPQGAHGIFYDNLATGSVDLGCTIDNYHGTFRSYRADDGDIDFYVLAGPSVREVVRRFSWLTGGQAFAPRWSLGFGVTSMAIADAPDADRRVTEFIADCRRHAIRCDSFHFGSGYTSIGGRRYVFNWNHDKFPDPSATMTRLVEAGIQPVTNIKPCLLDDHPRLTEATDAGILVKDKVTADPAVAQFWDGVGFHVDFTNPDGRRWWRAGIEHALLDHGVVSMWNDNNEFEIWDEDAVCAGDGRPFAQALARPAQALLMTKLSFEAQADRSPSRRPYVITRGGPAGLARYGQTWSGDNETAWKTLRFNLTQGLNMSLSGLFNIGHDVGGFHGPRPSPELLCRFVEFCALWPRMIMNSWNDDGSVTLPWMHASVLPQVRAVIGLRHRLLPYLYTQMWHASRDHEPVVRPLFWDFPDDAAVRGVEDAFMLGPDLLVAPVLEEGASDRRVQLPAHEGGWYDWHDGRHFSGGQTVQVAAPLGRLPVFARAGAMIPVVDIDLAGNPGERSLMVFGAPASHSRADLYEDDGDMAAWRNDALLLSFHLCRKATGLELTGRAQGGFRPAFDRVHVRPVGVAEPLTIGMIEGSVTLELGATK; the protein is encoded by the coding sequence ATGAAAGCCCTGGTTGAGGGTCGCTATCGCGGTTGCGAGGGCGGAGCCGCAATGTTCGACGTCGGGCAGGGAACCACCATTGCGGTGCGCATCCTCGAGCGCGATCTCGGCCGGGTGACGCTTCGCCGTGCTGGCGGCTTTCGACTTGATCGCGGCTGGTCGCTGGCGCCTGGCGGCATCGAGCCGCCGTATGGGGGGCGCGCCCGCGACGATCTGTCGGGCTTCGCCAATCCCGGGGTGACTGTCGCAGTGGGCGAGGGCACCGTCACCATCGCGGCAGAGGGGCTGACGGCCGAGGTCACGCTTCGTCCGTTCGGGGTTGCTTGGCGACGCACCGGCGAGGTCGAGCCGTTCCTGCGCGACCGGCCGACCCAGGCCTATTTCGTCTCCAACAAAACCCCGGCCATTGCGCACATGACGGCGCGTCATCCGGACGAGCGCCATTACGGCCTGGGCGACAAGGCGGGCCCGCTCGATCGCACGGGACGGCGCTTTTCCATCGACGCCGTAGACCCTTGCGGCTTCGACGCCGAGCTGAGCGATCCGCTCTACAAGATGCTGCCGTTCGTCGTCGTCGATGGGCCGCAAGGCGCTCACGGCATCTTCTATGACAATCTCGCCACCGGCTCTGTCGATCTCGGCTGCACGATCGACAACTACCACGGCACGTTCCGGTCTTATCGCGCCGACGATGGCGATATCGACTTCTATGTGCTCGCCGGACCCAGCGTGCGCGAGGTCGTGCGCCGTTTTTCCTGGCTTACGGGGGGACAGGCGTTTGCGCCGCGCTGGTCGCTCGGGTTCGGTGTCACGTCGATGGCGATCGCGGATGCGCCCGACGCCGATCGGCGGGTTACGGAGTTCATCGCCGACTGCCGCCGCCACGCCATCCGTTGCGACAGCTTCCATTTCGGCTCCGGCTATACCTCGATCGGCGGGCGTCGCTACGTGTTCAACTGGAACCACGACAAGTTTCCCGATCCATCCGCGACCATGACGCGGCTCGTCGAAGCCGGCATCCAGCCGGTGACCAACATCAAGCCGTGCCTGCTCGACGATCATCCGCGGCTCACCGAAGCCACCGACGCTGGCATCCTGGTGAAGGACAAGGTGACGGCAGACCCGGCCGTCGCGCAGTTCTGGGATGGCGTCGGCTTTCACGTCGACTTCACCAATCCCGACGGGCGCCGGTGGTGGCGCGCGGGCATCGAGCATGCGCTGCTCGATCATGGCGTCGTTTCCATGTGGAACGACAACAATGAGTTCGAGATCTGGGATGAGGACGCGGTCTGTGCCGGTGATGGCCGCCCCTTCGCCCAGGCACTGGCGCGTCCGGCGCAGGCGTTGCTGATGACGAAGCTTTCCTTCGAGGCACAGGCCGACCGATCCCCGTCGCGACGGCCCTATGTCATCACCCGTGGCGGGCCGGCGGGGCTTGCGCGCTACGGCCAGACCTGGTCGGGAGACAACGAGACCGCCTGGAAGACGCTGCGCTTCAATCTCACCCAGGGCCTCAACATGAGCCTGTCCGGGCTTTTCAACATCGGCCACGACGTTGGCGGCTTTCATGGTCCGAGGCCAAGCCCGGAGTTGCTCTGTCGTTTCGTGGAGTTCTGCGCACTCTGGCCGCGCATGATCATGAACTCGTGGAACGACGACGGATCGGTCACTCTGCCATGGATGCACGCATCCGTGCTGCCGCAGGTGCGCGCCGTGATCGGGCTGCGGCACAGGCTGCTGCCCTATCTTTACACGCAGATGTGGCACGCCAGCCGCGACCATGAGCCCGTGGTGCGTCCGCTGTTCTGGGATTTTCCGGATGACGCGGCGGTGAGAGGCGTCGAGGACGCCTTCATGCTCGGTCCGGATTTGCTCGTTGCTCCCGTGCTCGAGGAGGGCGCTTCCGATCGCCGCGTCCAGTTACCCGCGCACGAGGGTGGCTGGTACGACTGGCACGATGGCCGGCACTTCTCCGGTGGGCAGACGGTGCAGGTCGCCGCGCCGCTGGGACGCCTGCCTGTGTTCGCCCGTGCCGGAGCCATGATTCCGGTCGTCGACATCGATTTGGCCGGCAATCCTGGCGAGCGGTCGCTTATGGTCTTCGGCGCGCCGGCGTCGCATTCCAGAGCCGATCTTTACGAGGACGACGGCGACATGGCAGCCTGGCGTAACGATGCTCTGCTTCTGTCCTTCCACTTGTGCCGGAAAGCCACCGGCCTGGAATTGACGGGAAGGGCGCAAGGCGGTTTCCGCCCGGCGTTCGACCGCGTGCATGTGCGGCCTGTCGGGGTGGCGGAGCCGCTGACCATCGGCATGATCGAAGGATCTGTCACACTTGAGCTCGGGGCGACCAAGTAG
- a CDS encoding SIS domain-containing protein yields MTTHMLQEIGEAADAVERQLDQDAERLAGLGTRLRALDPPLVATIARGSSDCCALYLKYLVEIVSGVPCASIGPSIATLYRTPMRLEGGVSVAISQSGRSPDIVEMQRAARRGGALAVALVNDVASPLAQEAEVLLPLCAGTERSVAATKSMVAGLVAGASLVAAWREDRQLAAALAGLPNVLRGQAAPPPAAMLEGLANARSAFVLGRGATLATAAEAALKLKETCAIHAEAYSAAEVLHGPAELVASGFPVIAFLPSDAAREGMLPTLTALTNAGATAITIEAGGVDEADRLATARVEATLLEPIVMIHRFYRLAEALALRLGRDPDRPRNLRKVTETV; encoded by the coding sequence ATGACGACCCACATGCTTCAGGAGATCGGCGAGGCAGCCGATGCGGTCGAGCGCCAGCTTGACCAGGATGCAGAACGGCTCGCCGGACTTGGGACGCGTCTGCGCGCCCTCGATCCGCCGCTCGTCGCGACCATCGCCCGCGGCTCGTCGGATTGCTGCGCGCTCTATCTGAAATACCTCGTCGAGATTGTTTCGGGGGTGCCTTGTGCCTCAATCGGCCCCTCCATCGCGACGCTTTATCGTACGCCGATGCGGCTCGAAGGGGGCGTGTCCGTCGCGATCTCGCAATCGGGACGCAGTCCCGACATCGTCGAGATGCAGCGCGCCGCACGACGCGGCGGTGCGCTGGCCGTCGCACTGGTAAACGACGTGGCCTCGCCGCTCGCGCAAGAGGCCGAAGTGCTGCTGCCGTTGTGCGCCGGCACGGAACGTTCCGTCGCAGCGACCAAATCGATGGTTGCAGGTCTCGTCGCGGGCGCGAGCCTCGTCGCAGCCTGGCGCGAGGATCGGCAGCTCGCAGCCGCCCTCGCCGGCCTGCCAAACGTTCTGCGCGGGCAAGCGGCGCCGCCGCCCGCGGCGATGCTGGAGGGACTTGCAAATGCCCGGAGCGCCTTCGTGCTCGGCCGCGGCGCGACGCTTGCCACCGCCGCGGAGGCGGCGCTGAAGCTCAAGGAAACCTGCGCGATTCACGCCGAGGCCTACTCCGCGGCGGAGGTACTGCACGGCCCGGCCGAGCTTGTGGCCTCGGGCTTTCCCGTCATCGCCTTCCTGCCGTCCGACGCAGCGCGCGAAGGCATGCTGCCGACGCTCACGGCGCTGACCAATGCCGGCGCGACGGCGATTACAATCGAAGCGGGCGGCGTTGATGAGGCGGATCGTCTCGCGACGGCAAGAGTCGAGGCGACGCTGTTGGAGCCCATCGTCATGATCCACCGCTTCTACCGCCTTGCCGAGGCGCTTGCGCTCCGGCTCGGGCGCGATCCCGACCGCCCGCGCAATCTGCGCAAGGTGACGGAGACCGTTTGA
- a CDS encoding ABC transporter substrate-binding protein, with translation MRRTFKAAMGAEVAALALLAGLASAQAGSLKIESWRNDDADIWNAKIIPAFNKQYPDIKIEFAPSAPKEYNAALNARLDGGTAGDLITCRPFDASLALYQKHQLDGVDGLKGMDNFSDVAKAAWQTDDGKTTFCVPIASVIAGFIYNKEAFAKVGVSEPKTLEEFHAVLEKLKKDGAYVPLVMGTADQWEAATMGFQNVGPDYWKGEAGRANLIAGKEKLTDPQYVAAFKEIASWAPYLGSGFQAQTYADSQNLFSLGKGAIYAAGSWDISTFRGQAKFAMGAFPPPQPAGTTDCYISDHTDIAMGVNAASKNKEDAKKFLEWLTTPEFATIYANALPGFFPLAKTPVKVDDDVAATMVGWRQTCKSTIRNSYQILSRGTPNLENELWNVSAQVVNGKLTPDAAGKQLQDGLDKWYKPAK, from the coding sequence ATGAGACGGACATTCAAGGCTGCAATGGGAGCTGAGGTTGCCGCGTTGGCGTTGCTTGCGGGGCTTGCGTCGGCCCAGGCAGGTTCGCTGAAGATCGAGAGCTGGCGCAATGACGACGCCGACATCTGGAACGCGAAGATCATTCCTGCCTTCAACAAGCAATATCCCGACATTAAGATCGAATTCGCGCCTTCGGCACCCAAGGAATACAACGCCGCCCTCAACGCGCGGCTCGATGGCGGCACCGCCGGCGATCTCATCACGTGCCGTCCATTCGACGCCTCGCTCGCGCTCTATCAGAAGCATCAGCTCGACGGGGTCGACGGCCTCAAGGGCATGGATAATTTCTCTGATGTCGCAAAGGCCGCATGGCAAACGGACGACGGCAAAACCACCTTCTGCGTTCCGATCGCCTCCGTCATCGCCGGGTTCATCTACAACAAGGAAGCCTTCGCCAAGGTCGGCGTGTCCGAGCCGAAGACGCTCGAGGAATTCCATGCCGTACTCGAGAAGCTGAAAAAGGACGGGGCCTATGTCCCGCTGGTGATGGGCACGGCTGACCAATGGGAGGCCGCGACTATGGGCTTCCAGAACGTCGGTCCCGATTATTGGAAGGGCGAGGCCGGTCGCGCCAATCTGATTGCCGGCAAGGAGAAGCTCACCGACCCACAATACGTCGCGGCCTTCAAGGAGATCGCCAGCTGGGCGCCGTATCTCGGATCGGGCTTCCAGGCGCAGACCTACGCCGACAGTCAGAACCTGTTCTCGCTCGGCAAGGGCGCAATCTATGCGGCTGGCTCGTGGGATATCTCGACGTTCCGCGGCCAGGCGAAATTCGCCATGGGTGCATTCCCGCCACCGCAGCCGGCCGGCACGACGGATTGCTATATCTCCGACCACACCGACATCGCGATGGGCGTCAACGCAGCGTCGAAGAACAAGGAAGACGCGAAGAAGTTCCTGGAATGGCTGACGACGCCGGAATTCGCAACGATCTACGCCAACGCGCTTCCCGGCTTCTTCCCCCTCGCCAAGACTCCGGTGAAGGTCGACGACGACGTCGCGGCGACGATGGTTGGGTGGCGCCAGACCTGCAAGTCGACGATCCGCAACTCGTATCAGATCTTGTCGCGCGGTACGCCGAATCTCGAAAACGAGCTTTGGAACGTGTCGGCGCAGGTCGTCAACGGCAAGCTGACGCCTGATGCCGCCGGCAAGCAACTGCAGGACGGCCTCGACAAGTGGTACAAGCCCGCTAAGTGA
- a CDS encoding ABC transporter ATP-binding protein, giving the protein MAGLTLKGVRKAYGTIAVIHGVDLAIADGEFIVFVGPSGCGKSTLLRIIAGLEEVTDGEIAIDGLDVTRVPASDRGLAMVFQSYALYPHMTVYKNMAFALENMGLARTEIDGRVRRAAKMLRLTEYLERKPKALSGGQRQRVAIGRAIVRDPKIFLLDEPLSNLDAELRVATRKELAALHAEIGGTMIYVTHDQVEAMTMAHRIVVLRSGRIEQVGTPLDLYNRPDNLFVAGFIGSPRMNLLPVQVVSPGLVRLGEAGEPIKVATGSLTAGASATLGVRPEHIALADGAADLTLTIDLAEQLGGDTYFYGSAPGLPQMTVRQNGQALRGRGETLPVRFEAAHLHLFDAEGAAVRPGR; this is encoded by the coding sequence ATGGCTGGCCTGACTCTCAAGGGCGTCCGCAAGGCCTACGGGACGATCGCCGTGATCCACGGCGTCGATCTCGCGATCGCGGACGGCGAATTCATCGTCTTCGTCGGCCCGTCCGGCTGTGGCAAGTCGACCTTGCTCCGCATCATCGCCGGGCTCGAGGAGGTGACCGACGGCGAGATTGCCATCGACGGCCTCGACGTCACGCGCGTGCCGGCGTCGGACCGGGGGCTCGCCATGGTGTTCCAGTCCTACGCGCTCTATCCGCACATGACGGTCTACAAGAACATGGCCTTTGCGCTTGAGAACATGGGTCTCGCTCGTACGGAGATCGATGGCCGGGTTCGGCGCGCGGCCAAGATGTTGCGCCTCACCGAATATCTCGAGCGCAAGCCGAAGGCACTGTCGGGCGGTCAGCGGCAGCGCGTGGCGATTGGTCGCGCGATCGTCCGCGATCCCAAGATATTCCTGCTCGACGAGCCGCTGTCCAACCTCGACGCCGAACTGCGCGTTGCCACCCGCAAGGAGCTCGCAGCGCTGCATGCGGAGATCGGCGGCACCATGATCTACGTCACTCACGATCAGGTCGAGGCGATGACCATGGCGCACCGCATTGTTGTGCTGCGCAGCGGCCGCATCGAGCAGGTTGGCACGCCGCTCGACCTGTACAATCGACCCGATAATCTCTTTGTTGCGGGCTTCATCGGCTCGCCGCGCATGAATCTGCTGCCGGTGCAGGTGGTGTCGCCGGGGCTGGTACGTCTCGGCGAGGCCGGTGAACCGATCAAGGTAGCGACGGGCTCGCTCACCGCCGGCGCTTCCGCCACGCTCGGGGTGCGCCCCGAGCATATCGCGCTCGCCGACGGTGCGGCCGATCTGACACTCACCATTGACCTCGCCGAACAGCTCGGCGGCGACACGTATTTCTATGGCAGCGCGCCAGGCTTGCCGCAGATGACGGTTCGCCAGAACGGTCAGGCGCTGCGGGGGCGCGGCGAGACTCTCCCGGTTCGTTTCGAGGCGGCCCACCTTCACCTGTTCGACGCCGAAGGGGCCGCCGTGCGGCCAGGCCGCTGA
- a CDS encoding N-acetylmuramic acid 6-phosphate etherase produces MSVLPSSETDGEGWRDAGGVVMIDEAMFAEAMLASYRRAIASVAAASADIRAAALRLAAIWRAGGRLVYAGAGSSGLAAAEDAAELPGTFGLDESRIAIVLPGGTAEPFRIDGAAEDDAAAGERAMTGLGDLSRDAVIVVSASGSTPFTVAVAAEARRRGAFVVGIAHRPGSPLLVGADASILLESGEEALRGSTRLAAGAAQKAALGMLSSLMGFELGHIHQGLMVNLKADNAKLRERARGIVATIAGVSDAKAETALREAGGEVKPAILIACGIVSMSEAVTRLAAAEGRIDDALRGARARANGIKGEGPNKGA; encoded by the coding sequence ATGTCGGTACTGCCGAGCTCAGAGACAGACGGGGAGGGGTGGCGCGACGCCGGCGGTGTCGTGATGATCGATGAGGCGATGTTCGCGGAGGCGATGCTCGCATCCTACCGCCGAGCGATTGCTTCGGTCGCGGCTGCCTCCGCCGACATCCGCGCCGCCGCGCTTCGCCTCGCCGCGATCTGGCGGGCAGGCGGGCGTCTGGTCTATGCGGGTGCGGGCTCCTCCGGTCTTGCTGCGGCCGAAGATGCAGCCGAGCTTCCCGGAACGTTCGGCCTCGACGAGAGCCGCATCGCAATTGTCCTGCCGGGCGGGACCGCCGAGCCGTTCCGCATCGATGGGGCCGCGGAGGACGATGCCGCAGCCGGTGAGCGGGCCATGACCGGGCTCGGTGACCTCTCTCGTGATGCCGTGATCGTCGTATCGGCGAGCGGCTCGACGCCGTTCACAGTCGCGGTCGCCGCAGAGGCGCGCCGCCGCGGCGCCTTCGTGGTCGGCATCGCGCATCGCCCGGGTTCGCCCTTGCTCGTTGGTGCCGACGCGTCGATCTTGCTCGAGAGCGGGGAGGAGGCGCTGCGCGGCTCGACACGACTCGCGGCCGGAGCTGCGCAAAAGGCCGCGCTCGGCATGCTCTCATCGTTGATGGGATTCGAGCTTGGTCACATTCATCAGGGGCTGATGGTCAATTTGAAGGCCGATAATGCGAAATTGCGCGAACGCGCGCGCGGGATCGTCGCAACAATCGCCGGCGTCAGCGATGCCAAAGCGGAAACGGCGCTGCGCGAGGCCGGCGGCGAGGTCAAGCCGGCAATCCTGATTGCCTGCGGTATCGTCAGCATGAGTGAAGCCGTGACGAGGCTCGCTGCTGCCGAAGGCCGGATAGACGACGCGTTGCGCGGCGCACGCGCAAGAGCCAACGGGATCAAGGGCGAAGGCCCGAACAAGGGAGCGTAG